TGCCGCACAGCGCGATCAGCGACTGCGCCCGGGCGATGCGGAAGAGCTCCTCCAGCGCGCTCATGGTCGCCGCCCTGGGGATCCACCCCACCGCCGCGAAGATGTCCTTCTGGAACAGGTTCTGCGAGTAGAAGGCGATGTCCAGCAGGAACCACGTCGCCGACGTGCCCAGGAGGTGGAGGCCGTGACGCCGCACGAACTCACCCGAGAACAGCCCGAACTgcttctccttctgcttctGCCTGTGGTCGTCGTCATTTGCATTGCCGGCGGTCTGCTGATCCTCATCTGCAGCGGCAGCGCCAGAGGCAGACATGATCTCCACCTGCAGCACCTTGGACATGTCGGCGGCCGCCTGCTTGGCGTTCCTGGCCACCAGCGCCGTGTACCGCGCCGTCTCGGGCATCTTGGTGCGCCAGTAGTAGGTGAGCACCGCCGGCATCGCGCCCAGCATCAGGATGATCCGCCACACGTAGTCGgcctgcggcggcgtcgaggcggCGGGGTCGACGGCGTACGCCGGCGCCGGGAAGCGGGCCTTGAACGCGGCGGACACGACGATGGCCACGAGGCCGCCGGCGATGATGCCGAAGCCCTGCATGGCGAAGACGGCGGCGATGAAGGCCCCCCGCGTCTTCTTGTtggcgtactcggacatgatggTTGCGGAGAGCGGGTAGTCGCCGCCGATGCCGAACCCCAGCCAGAAGCGGAAGAAGCAGAGCGTGGCCATGACGGAGGCCGGGGTGTGGCCGAAGGAGAGCCCCGACGCGACGGAGCATAGGACCATGAGCATGAGCGTCATGCCATAGACCTTCTTACGGCCGAGCTTGTCGCCCAGCCAGCCGAAGAAGAGCTGCCCTGAGAGCGTGCCGACGAATGCGACGCCGTtgacggcggcggagacgtGCGGCGGGAGGGTGCCGGGGGCCGGGGAGCCGTCGACGCGGTAGTAGATGCGTCCGAGGAGCTTGGTGACGAGGGAGATGCAGAAGAGGTCGTAGGCGTCGGTGAAGAAGCCCATCCCCGCGACCACGATGGCCGTGAAGTGGTACCATTGCGTCTTGGCGGCGTCGAGCGCGCTCAGCACCTGCAGGTCGCCGCCAGCCATGCTTGCCTGCTTGGTTGGTCTGGGGCGGCCGCTATTTAtacgcgcgcggcggcgacaaGGAAGTAAGGAACCAAGGACCTTGATGGCGCCACGGCCGAAAGCCCGTTTGACCGTCGTCGTTGGTGGTCGGTGGGCCCCACGCCATGGACAGGCTGTTTGACTACTGTTTCTTGGTGCAGAGTTTCATTCTCGGGATTTTAGTGTTGGtgggccaaaaaaaaaaatctcgacTCGCATTCACACAGATAGATAGAGATGAGGTGTTTAGTTGTTTTTAGGCCCTTGCATTGTT
Above is a genomic segment from Setaria viridis chromosome 4, Setaria_viridis_v4.0, whole genome shotgun sequence containing:
- the LOC117853151 gene encoding inorganic phosphate transporter 1-6, whose translation is MAGGDLQVLSALDAAKTQWYHFTAIVVAGMGFFTDAYDLFCISLVTKLLGRIYYRVDGSPAPGTLPPHVSAAVNGVAFVGTLSGQLFFGWLGDKLGRKKVYGMTLMLMVLCSVASGLSFGHTPASVMATLCFFRFWLGFGIGGDYPLSATIMSEYANKKTRGAFIAAVFAMQGFGIIAGGLVAIVVSAAFKARFPAPAYAVDPAASTPPQADYVWRIILMLGAMPAVLTYYWRTKMPETARYTALVARNAKQAAADMSKVLQVEIMSASGAAAADEDQQTAGNANDDDHRQKQKEKQFGLFSGEFVRRHGLHLLGTSATWFLLDIAFYSQNLFQKDIFAAVGWIPRAATMSALEELFRIARAQSLIALCGTVPGYWFTVALIDVVGRFKIQMMGFFFMTVFMLGMAFPYQHWTSNHVAGFVVMYGFTFFFANFGPNATTFIVPAEIFPARLRSTCHGVSAASGKLGAIVGSFGFLYLAQSRDPAKTEHGYPAGIGVRNALFLLAGCNALGLLFTLLVPESKGKSLEEMSGDNDHDAGDNRTVPV